In one window of Schistosoma haematobium chromosome 5, whole genome shotgun sequence DNA:
- the THOC3 gene encoding THO complex subunit 3 (EggNog:ENOG410V5QQ~COG:S), producing the protein MKSEELIRLKSYFLKNSRVKDFSGYGGKIHTLGWNSNGSRLASGSSDKLVNIYSLESTRLTKVHSFRGHNESVDQLCWHPSDNDVVATVGADSAIRLWDCRTKKDPITAQCKGENINLAWSPDARYIAVGSKTDLVSWFDLRAGFKVVQAEQFTSEINEFAWNPSGEAFLLTTGLGSILVYSGKPGDMKREASIQAHPVNAMCLQFSPTGHQFAVGSADALVSIWDANEFVCLRTLSRLEWPVRTLGFSYDGKLIAAASEDHFIDIGHVQTGEQVYQVGTHASATFVLAWHPRQYLLSYSSEAKYERDQGVIRLFGLVNDDL; encoded by the exons ATGAAATCAGAAGAACTTATTCGCTTGAAAAGTTACTTTCTTAAGAATTCCCGTGTTAAGGATTTCTCTGGTTATGGGGGGAAAATACATACACTTGGGTGGAATAGCAATGGGTCGAGATTAGCATCTGGATCATCTGACAAGCTTGTAAATATATACTCACTGGAATCCACAAGATTA ACAAAAGTACATAGTTTCCGAGGACATAATGAAAGCGTAGACCAACTTTGTTGGCACCCATCAGATAATGATGTTGTTGCAACTGTGGGTGCAGATAGTGCTATTCGTTTGTGGGACTGTCGGACCAAAAAAGATCCAATCACAGCACAATGTAAAGGGGAGAACATTAATTTGGCATGGTCACCGGATGCACGTTACATCGCTGTTGGTAGCAAAACAGATTTG GTTTCATGGTTTGATTTGCGTGCTGGTTTCAAAGTGGTACAGGCGGAACAGTTCACTTCAGAAATTAATGAATTCGCCTGGAACCCTAGCGGGGAAGCGTTTCTTTTAACTACTGGTCTTGGAAGTATATTAGTCTACAG TGGGAAACCAGGTGACATGAAACGTGAAGCAAGTATCCAAGCTCACCCAGTCAATGCAATGTGTCTTCAATTTTCACCAACAGGTCATCAATTTGCTGTTGGTAGTGCAGATGCTCTGGTGTCCATTTGGGATGCAAATGAATTTGTTTGCTTACGTACATTATCTCG CTTAGAATGGCCAGTACGCACTTTGGGATTCTCTTATGATGGCAAGTTAATTGCTGCAGCTAGCGAagatcatttcattgatattggCCATGTACAAACAG GTGAACAAGTCTATCAAGTTGGGACACATGCATCGGCTACATTTGTACTTGCTTGGCATCCTCGACAGTATTTGTTGAGTTATTCAAGTGAAGCGAAATACGAACGAGATCAAGGTGTTATTCGATTATTTGGTTTAGTGAATGATGATTTATAA